From Bradyrhizobium sp. sBnM-33:
AGCTTAATGTGTATGACTCCGTAGCGCCCCGCTGCCCTCTCCGCGATCCGACCAGACAAGGTCCTTCACCGAGCCCTTTCTGATCGAACGTGAGCTGAGATGCCGGTCATCATGTGGGTCTCTCAATCAGGAAACCGTGAAAAGGGAGCGCCTGATAGGTCACGACTAGCTGCCGTTATCCGGGTTTCGCGCGATGATGCCCACGCTCGCAATAGCGATGGCGGCGTTAGATCCAACATCGAACAAGCTATGTAACTGCCGGATACGCAACGTGGTGAGAGCGACGCCGCAAGCAACAGCCAAGCCAGAGATGATCGAGGCGGTGGGCGCCCGTCGGGCTGCCGAGTCGCAATTCGCCTTGGCCTGCGCGCGCGCTTCCGTACGAAAGCAAACGCGCCTCTTGTCTAGAAGCCGCCAAGCTGTTGCGAATGCGACATCGCGAGCGAAAAAAACAGCCAATTTGCGGTTGCGTCGCAGTGGCTCAAATCCTGCACCGCGCCAGGTGGCAGTAGGGCCAAGCCGGTCGCAGAAGTCCGAAGTTGCAATTGAAAGGGGAATCGCGAGCTGCGGAGCATTGGGAGCTTTTTGGGTTTCTAAGCCTCTCAACCCATTTCCGCTGTGCTTCGTTACGCTTGCGGACCGGTGCTGTTCGCACGGTTCTCGACATAGGTGTAATGATGAAATCCGCGTCTAGTGAGAACGAATCGATCAAGACCGTCGCCCCTGAGAGCCAATCGAGTGTCAACGCCATTCTGACGACGGCTTTTACAATGTGCCCCTTATCTAGGTGGCTCTATCCGGAGCCGGAGCGCTACTTGCGCCATTCAGCGGGTTCATCGAGCATTACTGCGGCGATCCATACACCAATCGAAGCGGCATATTTCGATAACGGCGACAAAGGCGCGCTTCTGTGGCAGACCGACAAAATGCATCGGAACGACGCGCGGATGATGAAGTTCCTGCTCGGGAGCGTTCCAGAGTACAGGCGAGCGGAAACCGAAAGGGTACCCCGATTGTTCTCTGATATGCGATCCGCAGCCTAGGTATCGGAGGGATCAAGCGAACCTTCCGTCAATGTGAGCAACTCGCGGCCTACGCAGCCGAAGAGCTAAATGCCCATGGCGTGAGAGCGTGGCGCAATCCCGATGCGCTGACCGTGGTCTTCCCTCCCGTTGGAGAATGCATCAAGACCAAGTGGTAGATTGCGACGCAGGACGTCAGCCACCTGGTCGTCACGCCGGGCACGACCAAGCACCAGATCGATGCGCTAATCGAAGCTATGACGACGAGAAGGCTGGGGCTCGAGGAATCGGACATTCGTGATGGCTGCGTGTGGCACGCTTAACCCCCTAACATCGGAGTAGGTGAGGTGCGTCGAGTGTCTACTCCGCTTGCTCTCGAAGGAGATGAATGTTGCAATCACATTGATCGAGCACCGCATCATGACACTCGAAGGGTTGTCGGGCCTTAGTAGTCTCGCATTCGTTGCCGGAACGGCCTATCGTACCGAGCCAAACATGGTGCGGTCCTCTCGGTCGGATCCGTCACCTTTGGCTAAGGACTGCCGATAAAAATTTCGATGAACGTTTCTGGAGCTTCGGGCGAATGTCCTCGACGCGATCTCAAGCCGGAGCACTGTTGTGGATCGGCGAGGAGAACCAATGGCGACAAACGAGCGTTGCTAGTCGCGAAGCGTCTAGCCGTCAAATCTTGTGCAAGCAATTTCTGCGGGGGACGTCGAGTTGGGTAAGTCAAGCGAGCGGATTGGAAGCGCCCGAGTAAGCTTAAGAAGGAAGCGTGCCGGAGCGGCTTCCGCCTACCGCTGCGCGACCGCAAAGGCGCCGATCGATGAGAAGGGGGGCTGCCATTCGGCGTGCCCGGCTCGAGAGCGGGCTTACGCTTGGCGATGGTGCATCGGCAGCATGTATTTCAGTCCGGATGATCAGTCGGTTCGAAACGAGGCAATCGACCGTCAGCATTGTGCTGCTTGAAAGTTTCTGCGCGAGATTAGGTAATGACCTGGGCGTTTTTCCGTGAAGTTGAACGACGGGAGAGGCTCAACTCAAAGGCGCTGATCAAAGTGGAGGTCGTCCGCTCAGCTGGCAGGTACGGCACACCTATCGCTTGCTGTCGCACCGAAAGGGAGCACGGAAGCTTTTCGAACCCTTCCTCATCAGCATACAAGCAGAAAGCGATAGCATCCGCGGTTTCTATGCGCGTTAAGTGATGAAAAGCGCGCAAACGCGTCGATCCGCGGGGTGAAACGCCTGCATCAGCGTGTTGTCAATTCTCGGATGGTGCTTCAACGGGAACAGCAAAGCCCGCCTTTACGCGATCCAATACGACCATCGTCTTGAAGCTCTTAATGTCCGGGTTCACATAGAAGAACCGCCGAGTGAACTCCTCATAATCTTCCATTGTGGGCGCGGTAACGTATAGGACAAAATCCGCGTCGCCGGTGACGTAGAAGCCGTTGACGATCTCAACGGACGATCTGATGGCCTTCTTGAATCTATCGATTATATCTGAACGCTCTCGCTCCATGGTCACCAGCACCAGCATTTGAATAGGTCTGCCCACCGCTTTCGGCGAAACGATTGAAACATCGGCCTCGATAATGCCCTCCGAACGGAGCCTCTTCAGTCGTCGTTGACACGCGGTAGCAGAAAGCCCTGCTAGTGCGCCGATCACCTCGGAAGTTAGGCGGTTGTTCTTTTGCACAATCTCGAGGATGCGGGCGTCTATCCGATCGTATTGCATAATCGGCTCCCCGGCCTTGAGGTGAATTTCATCCCGAAAGGCGTCCAAAATATTCCAAATGCATGCGATGATTTCAACGAATGACCGCGTGGGCCATCGCACCGTCTTGGCCGCTGGTAGTGAGTCTGCTCCGCCAGGAGTTGATCATCCTGCCGGATGAAGAGCAGCCAGTGAACGTTAACGACGACGTGTGAATGGTATGAGGCGTTGGTGCGATCACCTGCTGCTCCCCACCTTTGCCAAAGATCGTTCGTTTAAAGGAGGGCCTATGCTCAAATTTCAAGCTGGCTCTGCTTTCTCTTGCGAAGCTTTTGGGTTCCGGAGATTGCGGGCCCCTCGGCTCTAACTTGCTGACGGATTTGCTCAAGCTGGCGGCCGATCTCGGCCTTGCCGCTGGCAACGCGATTGCGCCAAAGACCGCTTACAATGTTCGCATCCTTCTGAAAACGTTGCTCCACGCTCCGGGCCTTCTCCTCGCCTATCCATCGTTGGGGCGCTGCCGCCGGCGGCCCAGGGCGATGACCTCGATGCAACGATAGGAATCAACTTCCTGCCTGAAATCATGCATCGCATTGCCGCCATTCCACCTCCACTGATGAACTCAGTCTAGGCCGGATCGCAGGTGAGCCGAAGGATGGAGGTGAGGGGCTCATGCCGGTAGACTTAGTTACGTGTTGAGCGGCACAGGTACTGAAGTTGACTTGAGCCTCAACGTGAAAGGAAATGTGGTCGCTAACAGCCGTTCGAAGGCGGAACACTGTTCAACCAGGCGTTGCTCGATGAGCTTTCGCTCCTCATCAGGCAACTCGCTTTGAAGCAACTTAAGACAACGCCAAATTTCATTGCGCACTGATCTGATCTCACTTAAGCTATCATCAATCGAAGTACTCATGGATGCCGACACAGTGTGGAACTAACCTTTGAAAACTTATCAAAGTGTCATCCTCGGCGAAGCCGCACACTGAATCGCCTTCATCACGAACGTTTCAGGTGTGTTGAGGATGGCCGGAAGATCAGGCCGACAGTGGCATTCATGGCATCAAGATAGCATCGATAGATGCAGGCCTCGCGCGCCGATCTCGGGGCCACCATAAATCTTAGGCTCTCAATCGAGCCACGGTGGAAGCTTTGCGCATGTTCGCCTTCAGTCGGCATTACGTCTATAGCCTCCCTACATTGTCTTCCGCTTCACCATGCCCGCAGGTGAGGTGCAGCGATCCCAAGTCTGAGGTCCGCCTTGTTGGCGAAGCGGCTCGCTCCATCGGAGTGCTTTGCGAGGTTTGCTGAGTTTAACGAATATTTAGATCTTGATTAATGCAATGAGCAGCGCATCTTCGTGGAATTTCTGCGCTTTGGTACATTTTTTTGATGGATTCAAGCGGCCGGGATGCGATGGGTTTGTAGCAGCACTCGTGAAGTCGCCACTGCCAATACAGGCACGCGAACAAGCTTTAACGCGAGCCATGTGTTACCGGCAGAGCGTGTGAGATGTCGATCTCGGCCTTCCTTTTTCATTACGGGGGCGGAGAATGCTTACTCTCCACATTTCTTCCGATCATGGTCGTCTGGATGGAAGGAGTGCACCATATCGCTTTCTACGGTAACCGGCATGAGGCCCCCACCTCGCCATCGCGAGGTTCACCTGCGATACAGCTTGGCATGAGCTGATCTGTGGAGGTGGCGCGATGGCAAATGCCATGCTTGATGCCAGGCAGGAAGGTGACTCTTATCGCCGCGTCGAGGTGATCACCGGGGAGCGCCGACGGTGACGGTGGACGGGCGAGGAGAAGGCCCGGATCGTGGCGGAGAGCGTTGAGGAGGGTGCGAACATCTCCGAGGTGGCGCGGCGCAATGGCGTTTCCCGCGGGCTGCTTACGGTGTGGCGACGCCAAGTTGCGGCGGCGGTAGCGGGCAAGCCGCCAAACTTCGTGCCGATCCAAATTGGTGCCGAGAGCGGTGGCGGGACAGCAGGCGAGTCCGAGCGTATTTCGCCGGTACAAACGAAGCCTTTGGAGATCAGCGCGCCGCGGGCCAAGGCCTGCGGGGTGATCGAGATCGAGGTGAGCGGGGCGCGCATCCGGGGCGAGCCGGGCGTGGAGCTGGCGACGCTGTCGACCGTGCTGGCAGCGCTTCGGGGCATCCGGTGATTGCGCTACGGTCCGACCTCAAGGTGGTGCTGGCGACACAGCCGGTCGATTTCCGCAAGTCGGTGCACACGCTGTCGGCGCTGGTGAGCGAAGCCTGCGCGCGAATCCGTATTGCGGCGACGTCTTCGTGTTCCGCAGCAAGCGTATGGACAGAGTGAAGCTTCTGGCGTGGGACTGCAGCGGCATGGTGCTGGTGACGAAGTGGCTGCACCAGGGACGCTTTACCTGGCCGCCCGTCCGCGACGGCGTGGTGCATCTAAGTGCGACGCAGCTCGCGATGCTGCTCGACTATCCATGCGAATGCCCCTCCTCGTGAGGCTCAGTGATTCTGAGATCAAGATGATCGAACGCGTGATTGCGTAGTTTTCGAACAGCCTCAATCACGTGCGACGTGTTGGAGAACAGGTGCGCGCCGGAAGAGTGACGATCGATCAAAAGGCGCCTTTGCCTGATCTGAACGTACAGCCAGTTCACTGGAATGTTCAATACGCCGGCGAGTTGCTGGGCGCTGAGCAAGTCCGGTGAATGCCGCCATCGCGTACGTTGCTCGGTAAGCCCCCTTGAGGCCGGCGTGCAAGCGAATGCGCTGGACGGTGATCGGCAGCACTTTGTCGGGGCAATTTGGTGACCGGTGTCCTTCGTTCGTCAACATGGCAGCGATCTCGTCGTCGTGCATCTTGGTGCGGGCGAGCTTGAGCACGCGTTCTCGCATCTCCGCGCCTTGGGTGAGAC
This genomic window contains:
- a CDS encoding helix-turn-helix domain-containing protein, encoding MRRGAAIRRARLESGLTLGDGASAACISVRMISRFETRQSTVSIVLLESFCARLGNDLGVFP
- a CDS encoding Lrp/AsnC family transcriptional regulator, with the protein product MQYDRIDARILEIVQKNNRLTSEVIGALAGLSATACQRRLKRLRSEGIIEADVSIVSPKAVGRPIQMLVLVTMERERSDIIDRFKKAIRSSVEIVNGFYVTGDADFVLYVTAPTMEDYEEFTRRFFYVNPDIKSFKTMVVLDRVKAGFAVPVEAPSEN
- a CDS encoding transposase encodes the protein MAESVEEGANISEVARRNGVSRGLLTVWRRQVAAAVAGKPPNFVPIQIGAESGGGTAGESERISPVQTKPLEISAPRAKACGVIEIEVSGARIRGEPGVELATLSTVLAALRGIR
- the tnpB gene encoding IS66 family insertion sequence element accessory protein TnpB (TnpB, as the term is used for proteins encoded by IS66 family insertion elements, is considered an accessory protein, since TnpC, encoded by a neighboring gene, is a DDE family transposase.), which translates into the protein MDRVKLLAWDCSGMVLVTKWLHQGRFTWPPVRDGVVHLSATQLAMLLDYPCECPSS